A stretch of the Tachyglossus aculeatus isolate mTacAcu1 chromosome 6, mTacAcu1.pri, whole genome shotgun sequence genome encodes the following:
- the LOC119929495 gene encoding olfactory receptor 13H1-like: MNKLRGTNYTEVTEFILVGLSNQPKSQIIFFCIFLHLYLGTIMGNIFIITVVWKEPRLHTPMYFFLCNLSFVDLCSTTTAVPLILVNCLRDCPTITYNDCYAQMTISIFWSITECCLLAVMAYDRFVAISSPLRYTLIMTMRACFQIAVTMWISSFLLALLPVVTIPLRFCAGHNVVNHFVCEAEAILKLVCSDTTVSEILMWIITFFVLPLPFLFILLSYIRILVAILKIRSTAGRRKAFSTCGSHLTVVTIYYGTLISMYLKPQNEDSKDQDKIISIIYGIVIPMINPLIYTLKNKDMIGALRKAAGKTK; this comes from the coding sequence ATGAATAAGCTGAGAGGAACCAACTACACTGAGGTCACAGAATTCATCCTGGTTGGACTTTCCAATCAGCCCAAAAGTCAAATTATTTTCTTCTGTATCTTCCTCCATCTCTATCTGGGAACCATCATGGGAAATATCTTCATCATCACGGtagtgtggaaagagccacgacttcacacccccatgtatttcttcctttgTAATCTGTCCTTTGTTGACCTGTGTTCCACCACCACTGCGGTGCCTCTGATCCTTGTGAACTGCCTGAGAGACTGTCCCACTATCACCTACAATGACTGCTACGCCCAAATGACGATCTCCATCTTCTGGAGCATCACCGAGTGCTGCCTACTGGCCGTCATGGCTTACGACCGATTCGTCGCCATATCGAGCCCTTTGCGTTACACACTGATCATGACAATGAGGGCATGTTTCCAGATTGCCGTTACCATGTGGATAAGTAGCTTCCTGCTGGCCCTACTTCCTGTGGTCACCATACCGCTTCGGTTTTGTGCAGGGCACAATGTAGTGAACCATTTTGTATGTGAAGCAGAAGCCATCTTAAAGCTGGTCTGCTCAGACACCACTGTCAGTGAGATCCTGATGTGGATAATCACATTCTTCGTCTTGCCCCTCCCCTTTCTGTTCATCCTCCTCTCTTATATCCGGATCTTGGTGGCCATCTTGAAAATCCGCTCCACAGCTGGGCGGaggaaagctttctccacctgtggatcGCACCTGACCGTGGTGACCATCTACTACGGGACCCTCATCTCCATGTATCTCAAACCTCAGAACGAAGACAGCAAGGACCAGGACAAAATCATCTCTATAATTTATGGAATAGTGATCCCCATGATCAACCCTCTCATTTATACGCTGAAAAATAAGGACATGATAGGAGCCTTGAGAAAGGCAGCTGGGAAAACCAAGTAA
- the LOC119929571 gene encoding olfactory receptor 13H1-like, translating to MNKLRGTNYTEVTEFILVGFSNQPKSQIIFFCIFLHLYLGTVVGNILIIMIVWKEPRLHTPMYFFLCNLSLLDLCSTTTTVPLALVNCLRDCPTIPYNDCYTQMTISIFWSITECWLLAVMAYDRFVAISNPLRYTLIMTMRTCVQIAATMWISNFLLALLPVVTIPVRFCAGHNVVNHFACEVEAVLKLVCSDTTVSEILMWIDAIFILPVPFLFILLSYIRIVVAILKIRSSSGRRKAFSTCGSHLTVVTIYYGTLISMYLKPQNKDSKDQDKVISIFYGIVIPMMNPLIYTLRNKDMLGALRKAAGKTKQVSLSV from the coding sequence ATGAATAAACTGAGAGGGACCAACTACACTGAGGTCACAGAATTCATCCTGGTTGGATTTTCCAATCAGCCCAAAAGTCAAATCATTTTCTTCTGTATCTTCCTCCATCTCTATCTGGGAACCGTTGTAGGAAATATCCTCATCATCATGAtagtgtggaaagagcctcgaCTTCACACCCCAATGTATTTTTTCCTCTGTAATCTGTCCCTTCTTGACCTgtgttccaccaccaccactgtgcCTCTGGCCCTTGTCAACTGCCTGAGAGACTGCCCCACTATCCCCTACAATGACTGCTACACCCAAATGACCATCTCCATCTTCTGGAGCATCACCGAGTGCTGGCTGTTGGCCGTCATGGCTTACGACCGATTCGTCGCCATATCGAACCCCTTGCGTTACACGCTGATCATGACAATGAGGACTTGTGTCCAGATTGCCGCTACCATGTGGATAAGTAACTTCCTGCTGGCCCTACTTCCTGTGGTCACCATACCGGTGCGGTTTTGTGCAGGCCACAATGTAGTGAACCATTTTGCATGTGAAGTGGAAGCCGTCTTGAAGCTTGTCTGCTCAGACACCACTGTCAGTGAGATCCTGATGTGGATAGACGCGATCTTCATCTTGCCCGTCCCTTTTCTGTTCATCCTCCTGTCTTATATCCGGATTGTGGTGGCCATCTTGAAAATCCGCTCCTCATCTGGGAGGaggaaagctttctccacctgtggatcGCACCTGACCGTGGTGACCATCTACTATGGGACCCTCATCTCCATGTATCTCAAGCCTCAGAACAAAGACAGTAAGGACCAGGACAAAGTCATCTCTATATTTTATGGAATAGTGATCCCCATGATGAACCCTCTCATTTATACATTGAGAAACAAAGATATGTTAGGAGCCTTGAGGAAGGCAGCTGGGAAAACCAAGCAAGTTAGTCTGTCGGTGTGA
- the LOC119929572 gene encoding olfactory receptor 13H1-like — protein MNKLRGTNYTEVTEFILVGLSNQPKSQIIFFCNFLHLYLGTIMGNIFIIMVVWKEPRLHTPMYFFLCNLSFLSLCSTTTGVPLILVNCLKDCPTITYNDCLAQMTISIFWSITECCLLAVMAYDRFVAISKPLHYTLIMTMRACFQIATTMWISNFLLALLPVVTIPVRFCAGHNVVNHFVCEVEAVLKLVCSDTTVSEILMWIDAIFILPLPFLFILFSYIRIVVAILKIPSTAGRRKAFSTCGSHLTVVTIYYGTLISLYLKPQNKDSKDQDKIISIFYGIVIPMMNPLIYTLRNKDMLGALRKAAGKTKQVSLSV, from the coding sequence ATGAATAAACTGAGAGGGACCAACTACACTGAGGTCACAGAATTCATCCTGGTTGGACTTTCCAATCAGCCCAAAAGTCAAATCATTTTCTTCTGTAACTTCCTCCATCTCTATCTGGGAACCATCATGGgaaatatcttcatcatcatggtagtgtggaaagagcctcgtCTTCATACCCCAATGTATTTCTTCCTTTGCAATCTGTCCTTTCTTAGCCTGTGTTCCACCACCACCGGGGTGCCTCTGATCCTTGTGAACTGCCTGAAAGACTGCCCCACTATCACCTACAATGACTGCTTGGCTCAAATGACGATCTCCATCTTCTGGAGCATCACCGAGTGCTGCCTATTGGCCGTCATGGCTTATGACCGATTTGTCGCCATATCGAAACCCTTGCATTACACGCTGATCATGACAATGAGGGCTTGTTTCCAGATTGCCACTACCATGTGGATTAGTAACTTCCTGCTGGCCCTACTTCCTGTGGTCACCATACCGGTTCGATTTTGTGCAGGCCACAATGTAGTGAACCATTTTGTTTGTGAAGTGGAAGCTGTCTTAAAGCTGGTCTGCTCAGACACCACTGTCAGTGAGATCCTGATGTGGATTGACGCGATCTTCATCTTGCCCCTCCCCTTTCTGTTCATCCTCTTCTCTTATATCCGGATCGTGGTGGCCATCTTGAAAATTCCCTCCACAGCTGGGCGGaggaaagctttctccacctgtggatcGCACCTGACTGTGGTGACCATCTACTATGGGACCCTCATTTCCCTGTATCTCAAGCCTCAGAACAAAGACAGTAAGGACCAGGATAAAATCATCTCTATATTTTATGGAATAGTGATCCCCATGATGAACCCTCTCATTTATACACTGAGAAACAAGGATATGTTAGGAGCCTTGAGAAAGGCAGCTGGGAAAACCAAGCAAGTTAGTCTGTCAGTGTGA